A genome region from Bacteroides stercoris ATCC 43183 includes the following:
- a CDS encoding transposase, which translates to MSISVLAERYGVKGQTLRKQYKEKISDYRNWDQLEHAHDYLLYPENIGEKLSLDETCLSNGDVYTILTNKAAKGRKGALVAIVRGVATDAVSGILRRLPHRKRLSVKTVTTDLSSAMMLTVRKVFPAAKLINDRFHVQQLMSEAVDQLRIRYRWKVLDAENQAIREHRQKKKETKSKAERERIGKWEPERMENGETLSQIVSRSKHIILKHWSKWNEQQKTRAAILFDKFPKLLEGYSLSMKLTDIFNKKSGLDEARLNLARWYNEVEKFDYMEFNKVLDTFSNHSTTIINYFEERLTNASAESFNAKIKAFRSQLRGVADLKFFMFRLARLYA; encoded by the coding sequence GTGAGCATCAGTGTGCTTGCGGAACGTTATGGCGTAAAAGGGCAGACTCTTCGTAAACAATACAAGGAGAAAATCAGTGATTACCGGAACTGGGATCAGCTCGAACATGCGCATGACTATCTCCTTTATCCTGAAAATATTGGAGAAAAGCTTTCTTTGGATGAAACTTGCCTGAGCAATGGAGATGTTTATACGATTCTGACCAATAAAGCAGCTAAAGGTCGTAAGGGTGCTTTAGTTGCAATAGTTCGTGGAGTGGCCACAGATGCGGTAAGCGGAATCTTGCGCAGGCTTCCGCACCGGAAACGGCTGTCTGTCAAGACTGTCACTACAGATTTATCTTCAGCCATGATGCTGACAGTCAGAAAGGTGTTTCCTGCCGCAAAGCTGATCAATGACCGTTTTCATGTACAGCAGCTCATGTCTGAAGCTGTTGACCAGTTAAGAATACGCTATCGGTGGAAAGTACTTGATGCGGAAAATCAGGCTATCAGGGAGCATCGCCAAAAGAAGAAAGAAACAAAGAGTAAGGCGGAAAGGGAAAGAATAGGGAAATGGGAACCTGAAAGAATGGAGAACGGAGAAACCCTGTCACAGATAGTAAGCAGAAGCAAGCACATTATACTGAAACACTGGAGCAAATGGAATGAACAGCAAAAGACCAGGGCTGCCATTCTCTTTGATAAATTCCCCAAGCTTCTGGAAGGATACAGCCTTAGCATGAAACTGACAGACATCTTCAACAAGAAGTCAGGTCTCGATGAAGCAAGGCTAAATCTCGCAAGATGGTACAATGAAGTGGAAAAGTTTGACTATATGGAGTTCAACAAGGTACTTGATACGTTTTCAAACCATAGTACGACCATCATAAATTATTTTGAAGAACGATTGACAAATGCTTCAGCGGAGTCGTTCAATGCTAAAATCAAAGCTTTTCGAAGCCAGTTAAGAGGGGTGGCTGATCTGAAATTCTTCATGTTCAGACTGGCTAGGCTATACGCTTAA
- a CDS encoding transposase family protein: MKPAQLLRAILPDVLIDNFDIVNFDKSADRFDIYLDEKKVQLKEDKINPDIISYGFGEYRTIQDYPIRGRATYLHVRKRKWLDKSSNEIFSYDWDLSEFDGTRLNSEFVSFLKEGD, from the coding sequence ATGAAACCCGCACAACTCCTTCGTGCCATCCTTCCGGATGTGCTTATAGACAACTTTGATATTGTCAATTTCGACAAGAGTGCTGACCGTTTTGATATTTATCTTGATGAAAAAAAAGTTCAACTAAAAGAAGATAAGATCAATCCGGATATCATATCCTATGGTTTTGGTGAGTATCGTACAATCCAAGACTATCCTATTCGTGGTCGCGCCACTTATCTCCATGTTCGTAAACGTAAATGGCTTGACAAATCTTCCAATGAAATCTTCAGTTATGACTGGGATTTATCCGAATTTGACGGTACACGGCTCAATTCTGAGTTCGTCTCTTTTTTAAAAGAAGGAGATTGA
- the dapA gene encoding 4-hydroxy-tetrahydrodipicolinate synthase, with amino-acid sequence MIQTRLKGMGVALITPFKEDESVDYDALMRLVDYQLQNNTDFLCVLGTTAETPTLTEEEKKKIKKMVIERVNGKIPILLGVGGNNTRAIVETLKNDDFTGVDAILSVVPYYNKPSQEGIYQHYKAISEATDLPIVLYNVPGRTGVNMKAETTLRIARDFKNVIAIKEASGDISQMDDIIKNKPANFDVISGDDGITFPLITLGAVGIISVIGNAFPREFSRMVRLALQGDYSNALTIHHKFAELFKLLFVDGNPAGVKAMLNAMGMIENKLRLPLVPTRITTFEAMRKILDELNIKC; translated from the coding sequence ATGATACAGACTAGATTGAAAGGAATGGGGGTAGCGCTGATTACTCCATTTAAAGAGGATGAAAGCGTTGATTACGATGCATTGATGCGTTTAGTAGACTATCAGCTCCAAAACAACACTGATTTTTTATGCGTACTTGGCACTACAGCAGAAACTCCGACGCTGACTGAAGAAGAAAAAAAGAAAATCAAGAAAATGGTTATCGAGCGCGTGAATGGGAAAATACCTATTCTGCTTGGAGTAGGTGGAAATAACACTCGCGCTATAGTAGAAACTCTGAAGAATGACGATTTTACCGGAGTGGATGCCATTCTTTCTGTTGTTCCTTATTATAACAAGCCTTCCCAAGAAGGGATTTATCAGCATTATAAAGCGATTTCCGAGGCTACCGACCTTCCGATTGTACTTTATAATGTACCGGGACGTACCGGAGTAAATATGAAAGCCGAAACAACCTTGCGCATCGCACGCGACTTTAAGAATGTAATAGCAATTAAAGAAGCATCGGGAGATATCAGCCAGATGGATGACATCATAAAAAATAAACCCGCCAATTTTGACGTTATTTCAGGCGATGACGGCATTACCTTCCCTCTGATTACCTTAGGAGCCGTTGGTATCATCTCGGTCATAGGAAATGCCTTTCCGCGTGAATTTAGTCGTATGGTACGTCTGGCATTGCAAGGAGATTACTCAAATGCGCTGACCATCCACCACAAATTTGCAGAATTATTCAAATTACTCTTTGTAGACGGTAATCCAGCCGGAGTAAAAGCCATGTTGAATGCAATGGGAATGATTGAGAACAAACTTCGCCTACCATTAGTGCCTACCAGAATCACGACTTTTGAAGCAATGCGGAAGATATTGGATGAATTGAATATTAAATGCTGA